One stretch of Zingiber officinale cultivar Zhangliang chromosome 6B, Zo_v1.1, whole genome shotgun sequence DNA includes these proteins:
- the LOC121988490 gene encoding probable prolyl 4-hydroxylase 6, translating into MRSYASSIAFFFSALVLFLVSFPGLVPLAVTEPSIDDPSRVTQISWRPRIFLYEGFLSDEECDHIIKLARSKMKRSMVADNKSGDSRKSNVRTSFGTFLTKHQDEVIARIDQRIAKWTFLPEENAEALQVLRYQEGQKYVPHHDYFFDPKNKIRGGDRYATVLMYLSDVEKGGETVFPIAEGASSQFKDDSWSDCAKNGLAVKPKKGDAVLFFSLHINGTTDPASLHGSCPVIEGEKWSAPKWIHVRSYDNPQKPSSTEECSDYNENCSYWASTGECQKNPNYMIGNDAVLGNCRKSCMVCGKSKSMRLIS; encoded by the exons ATGAGATCCTACGCCTCTTCCAtcgccttcttcttctctgcccTCGTCCTCTTCCTCGTCTCCTTCCCGGGTCTCGTTCCCCTCGCCGTAACCGAGCCCAGCATAGACGATCCCAGTCGCGTCACGCAGATCTCTTGGCGTCCCAG GATCTTCCTTTATGAAGGGTTCCTTTCCGATGAGGAATGTGACCATATCATTAAACTG GCGAGGAGCAAGATGAAGAGATCAATGGTGGCCGACAATAAATCTGGGGATAGTCGCAAGAGCAACGTGCGTACAAGCTTTGGAACGTTTCTTACAAAACATCAG GATGAGGTAATTGCAAGAATTGATCAAAGGATTGCCAAATGGACCTTCCTTCCAGAGG AAAATGCTGAGGCCCTTCAAGTATTACGCTACCAAGAAGGTCAAAAGTACGTACCACATCATGACTACTTTTTCGATCCAAAGAACAAAATACGCGGAGGCGATAGGTATGCAACAGTTCTTATGTATCTTTCAGATGTCGAAAAAGGAGGGGAGACTGTCTTTCCAATAGCAGAG GGTGCCTCGTCTCAGTTTAAAGATGACAGTTGGTCTGATTGTGCAAAAAATGGCCTTGCAG TGAAACCTAAAAAGGGTGATGCAGTGCTCTTCTTTAGCCTTCACATCAATGGCACAACAGATCCAGCCAGTCTCCATGGTAGCTGCCCTGTCATTGAAGGTGAAAAATGGTCGGCGCCAAAATGGATTCATGTCAGGTCCTATGACAATCCGCAGAAACCAAGCTCGACCGAGGAGTGCTCTGACTACAATGAGAATTGTTCATATTGGGCATCCACGGGGGAGTGCCAAAAGAATCCCAATTACATGATTGGGAACGATGCCGTACTCGGAAACTGTCGAAAGAGTTGCATGGTGTGCGGCAAGTCCAAGTCGATGCGGCTTATTTCTTGA
- the LOC121988485 gene encoding HIPL1 protein-like, producing the protein MASFPFFFFFFFLLLLPQCLSLQLCTNSMAPLTLNTTLTFCGNSGSSCCNATDDGLLRRQFQSMNISDAACAAVMKSIVCARCDPFSAELFDTGPSPDTVPTLCNSTGSSTSSLASNPNPNFCTQVWDSCNNVSMLNSPFAGLPVSSSRLIDIWQSETDFCKAFGGSPSDSSLCFNGNSTSFNTILASPSPKGLCLERIANGSYLNMVPHPDGSNRAFVLNQAGKIWLATIPDQGSGGTLEIDETNPFLDLTDQVHYDTELGMMAIAFHPNFTTNGRFFVSYNCDRLQSLSCSGRCSCNSDAGCDPSNLGADRGAQPCQYQAVVAEYTVNSSSTTPSTATSANPLEVRRIFTMGLPYTNHHGGQILFGPADGYLYFMMGDGGSKGDPFNFAQNKKALLGKIMRLDINNFQSDNQATNLSLWGNYSIPDDNPYTIDSELQPEIWALGLANPWRCNFDSERPSYFYCADTGDDTYEEVDLITKGGNYGWRVYEGPDLYRPPRTPGGNTSLSSISPIFPVMGYTHAEVNNSTGSASITGGYVYRSTADPCLHGRYLYADLYGVAIWAAAEVPGNSGNYTSTRMAFGCSERSPIPCDRVAGSPLPDLGYVFSFGEDNRKDVFLLSSVGVYRIVPPSRCNYTCPLENTTDAGGSGSSSSARRMEGLTGRVAAAAVAAVFVLLCWC; encoded by the exons ATGGcttcttttcccttcttctttttcttcttcttcctcctcctcctccctcagTGTCTTTCCCTCCAACTCTGCACCAATTCGA TGGCACCTTTGACTCTGAATACTACTCTGACTTTCTGCGGAAACAGTGGCAGCAGCTGCTGCAACGCCACCGACGACGGCCTCCTCCGGCGGCAGTTCCAGTCCATGAACATCTCCGACGCAGCCTGCGCCGCCGTCATGAAGTCCATCGTCTGCGCG AGGTGCGATCCATTTTCTGCCGAGTTATTCGACACTGGACCAAGCCCTGACACAGTTCCTACTCTATGCAACTCTACCGGTTCATCAACCTCTTCGTTGGCATCAAATCCCAACCCAAACTTCTGTACACAAGTTTGGGATTCCTGCAACAACGTCTCTATGCTGAATTCTCCATTTGCAGGATTGCCAGTGTCCTCTTCCAGGCTCATCGATATCTGGCAATCCGAAACCGACTTCTGTAAGGCTTTCGGAGGTTCTCCGAGTGACAGCTCCCTATGCTTCAACGGCAATTCAACCTCATTCAACACTATCTTAGCTTCACCCTCTCCCAAAGGCCTGTGCCTTGAGAGAATTGCCAATGGATCTTACCTTAACATGGTCCCCCACCCCGATGGCTCGAACCGCGCTTTTGTATTGAATCAGGCTGGCAAGATATGGCTGGCAACGATCCCTGATCAAGGATCCGGAGGAACACTGGAGATCGACGAGACCAACCCCTTCCTTgatttaactgatcaagttcactACGACACTGAACTTGGCATGATGGCCATTGCATTTCATCCGAACTTCACTACAAATGGCCGGTTTTTCGTCTCCTACAACTGCGATAGGCTTCAGTCGTTGAGTTGTTCGGGAAGGTGTTCATGCAATTCCGATGCAGGATGTGATCCTTCAAATCTTGGCGCAGACCGTGGTGCCCAGccatgccagtatcaagctgttGTGGCCGAGTACACTGTAAATAGTTCCTCAACAACACCTTCCACG GCAACGAGTGCCAATCCATTAGAAGTGAGGAGGATCTTCACTATGGGTCTTCCATACACAAACCATCATGGAGGCCAAATTCTGTTCGGGCCGGCAGATGGATACCTCTATTTCATGATGGGGGATGGTGGCAGCAAGGGGGATCCCTTCAACTTTGCTCAAAACAAGAAAGCATTGCTCGGAAAAATTATGCGGCTCGACATAAACAACTTCCAAA GTGACAATCAAGCAACCAACCTAAGTCTATGGGGAAACTACTCCATTCCAGATGATAATCCTTACACGATCGACAGCGAATTGCAACCCGAGATATGGGCATTAGGCCTTGCCAACCCTTGGCGATGCAATTTCGATTCTGAAAGACCTTCATATTTCTACTGTGCAGACACTGGAGAT GATACATATGAAGAAGTAGATTTGATCACGAAGGGTGGCAACTACGGATGGCGTGTCTACGAGGGCCCTGATCTTTACAGACCGCCAAGGACGCCCGGCGGAAACACTTCACTCAGCTCCATAAGTCCGATCTTCCCTGTCATGGGTTACACCCACGCCGAGGTCAACAACTCGACGGGCTCCGCGTCCATCACCGGCGGGTATGTCTACAGGTCGACGGCGGACCCCTGCTTGCATGGAAG ATATCTGTATGCGGACCTGTACGGTGTGGCGATTTGGGCAGCCGCTGAGGTGCCCGGAAACAGCGGAAACTACACGAGCACAAGGATGGCTTTCGGTTGCAGCGAGAGGTCTCCGATTCCTTGTGACAGGGTGGCGGGGAGCCCCCTCCCGGACCTGGGATACGTGTTCTCGTTCGGGGAAGACAACAGAAAGGATGTTTTTCTGTTAAGCAGCGTCGGCGTGTACAGAATCGTTCCCCCGAGCCGATGCAACTACACTTGCCCGCTGGAGAACACGACTGATGCAGGGGGTTCAGGGAGTTCTTCGTCTGCAAGGAGAATGGAAGGGCTAACGGGGAgagtggcggcggcggcggtggcggcggTGTTTGTGCTTCTCTGCTGGTGTTGA
- the LOC121991288 gene encoding uncharacterized mitochondrial protein AtMg00820-like, which translates to MEDYVAYPVRHPISKYLSYKNFAFTHTAFLSKISAIQDPQTFQEANSSDVWRNAMQEELNALAENSTWSIVPLPKGKKAVGCRWIYKTKFNADGSVERRKARLVAQGFPQEYGMDYKETFAPVAKMTTVRVLLSVAINNG; encoded by the coding sequence ATGGAAGATTATGTTGCTTATCCTGTAAGACATCCAATCTCAAAGTATCTGTCTTATAAGAATTTCGCCTTTACACATACTGCTTTTCTTTCGAAAATATCTGCTATCCAAGATCCTCAAACCTTTCAAGAAGCTAATTCTAGTGATGTTTGGAGAaatgctatgcaagaagaactaaatgCTCTTGCTGAGAATTCTACATGGAGCATTGTACCTCTTCCTAAGGGAAAGAAAGCTGTTGGATGTCGTTGGAtctacaaaaccaaatttaacGCTGATGGCTCAGTTGAGAGACGTAAAGCACGCTTGGTGGCTCAAGGTTTTCCTCAGGAATATGGAATGGATTATAAAGAGACCTTTGCTCCAGTTGCAAAGATGACAACTGTGCGGGTTCTGCTGTCAGTTGCAATTAACAATGGATGA
- the LOC121988488 gene encoding GATA transcription factor 18-like isoform X2, protein MSSDANPDNLVMYGHDADPGPGPGPGPGPGQGAMEDAAGAEKMEAALAVSSDQDHLTDAMDAAAPLMSVASNQLTLLFQGEIYVFDSVSPEKVQAVLLLLGGSEVPTGTVGVQLPTQQDDKAYDYILRRTDIPAKRIASLIRFREKRKERNFDKKIRYTVRKEVALRMQRRKGQFAGKANPTDGASASSFVDPDQNSIHEDPPRESKCQNCGISEKMTPAMRRGPAGPRSLCNACGLMWANKGTLRSPRAKIGTASTAIPTELGQTIDSELVIIDNQHADASNTHSSAISNTEIIGDGVELDAQQADMVDELKAEL, encoded by the exons ATGTCGTCGGACGCGAACCCCGACAACCTCGTGATGTACGGACACGACGCCGACCCCGGCCCCGGCCCCGGCCCCGGCCCCGGCCCCGGCCAAGGAGCCATGGAGGACGCCGCGGGTGCGGAGAAGATGGAAGCGGCTCTTGCCGTTTCGTCCGATCAGGATCACCTCACGGATGCGATGGATGCTGCCGCGCCGCTCATGAGCGTGGCCTCAAACCAGCTCACGCTCTTGTTTCAGGGAGAGATTTACGTCTTCGACTCAGTCTCGCCCGAGAAG gtacaagccgtcCTGTTATTACTTGGGGGAAGTGAAGTACCTACTGGCACGGTTGGTGTGCAATTACCCACTCAGCAGGATGATAAG GCTTATGACTATATACTTCGTCGGACAGATATTCCTGCAAAAAGGATTGCTTCATTGATAAGGTTCCGTGAGAAGCGGAAAGAAAGGAATTTTGATAAGAAGATCCGGTATACTGTACGCAAAGAGGTTGCTCTCAG GATGCAGCGAAGAAAAGGTCAGTTTGCAGGCAAAGCTAATCCAACGGATGGAGCATCAGCTTCATCATTTGTTGACCCAGATCAAAACTCAATTCATGAAGATCCTCCTAGAGAATCAAA ATGCCAAAACTGTGGGATTAGTGAAAAGATGACTCCAGCCATGCGTCGTGGGCCGGCTGGACCAAGGTCGCTTTGCAATGCTTGTGGATTAATGTGGGCAAACAAG GGGACTCTGAGAAGTCCACGAGCCAAAATAGGTACTGCAAGCACTGCCATTCCTACTGAGCTT GGTCAAACAATTGACTCAGAATTGGTTATTATCGACAATCAACATGCTGATGCATCTAATACTCATAGTTCTGCGATCTCCAATACTGAGAT AATAGGAGATGGTGTAGAGTTAGATGCACAGCAGGCAGACATGGTAGACGAGCTAAAGGCTGAATTATGA
- the LOC121988488 gene encoding GATA transcription factor 18-like isoform X1: MSSDANPDNLVMYGHDADPGPGPGPGPGPGQGAMEDAAGAEKMEAALAVSSDQDHLTDAMDAAAPLMSVASNQLTLLFQGEIYVFDSVSPEKVQAVLLLLGGSEVPTGTVGVQLPTQQDDKQAYDYILRRTDIPAKRIASLIRFREKRKERNFDKKIRYTVRKEVALRMQRRKGQFAGKANPTDGASASSFVDPDQNSIHEDPPRESKCQNCGISEKMTPAMRRGPAGPRSLCNACGLMWANKGTLRSPRAKIGTASTAIPTELGQTIDSELVIIDNQHADASNTHSSAISNTEIIGDGVELDAQQADMVDELKAEL; the protein is encoded by the exons ATGTCGTCGGACGCGAACCCCGACAACCTCGTGATGTACGGACACGACGCCGACCCCGGCCCCGGCCCCGGCCCCGGCCCCGGCCCCGGCCAAGGAGCCATGGAGGACGCCGCGGGTGCGGAGAAGATGGAAGCGGCTCTTGCCGTTTCGTCCGATCAGGATCACCTCACGGATGCGATGGATGCTGCCGCGCCGCTCATGAGCGTGGCCTCAAACCAGCTCACGCTCTTGTTTCAGGGAGAGATTTACGTCTTCGACTCAGTCTCGCCCGAGAAG gtacaagccgtcCTGTTATTACTTGGGGGAAGTGAAGTACCTACTGGCACGGTTGGTGTGCAATTACCCACTCAGCAGGATGATAAG CAGGCTTATGACTATATACTTCGTCGGACAGATATTCCTGCAAAAAGGATTGCTTCATTGATAAGGTTCCGTGAGAAGCGGAAAGAAAGGAATTTTGATAAGAAGATCCGGTATACTGTACGCAAAGAGGTTGCTCTCAG GATGCAGCGAAGAAAAGGTCAGTTTGCAGGCAAAGCTAATCCAACGGATGGAGCATCAGCTTCATCATTTGTTGACCCAGATCAAAACTCAATTCATGAAGATCCTCCTAGAGAATCAAA ATGCCAAAACTGTGGGATTAGTGAAAAGATGACTCCAGCCATGCGTCGTGGGCCGGCTGGACCAAGGTCGCTTTGCAATGCTTGTGGATTAATGTGGGCAAACAAG GGGACTCTGAGAAGTCCACGAGCCAAAATAGGTACTGCAAGCACTGCCATTCCTACTGAGCTT GGTCAAACAATTGACTCAGAATTGGTTATTATCGACAATCAACATGCTGATGCATCTAATACTCATAGTTCTGCGATCTCCAATACTGAGAT AATAGGAGATGGTGTAGAGTTAGATGCACAGCAGGCAGACATGGTAGACGAGCTAAAGGCTGAATTATGA
- the LOC121988491 gene encoding probable prolyl 4-hydroxylase 6: MRSYASSIAFFFSALVLFLVSFPGLVPLAVTEPSIDDPSRVTQISWRPRIFLYEGFLSDEECDHIIKLARSKMKRSMVADNKSGDSRKSNVRTSFGTFLTKHQDEVIARIDQRIAKWTFLPEENAEALQVLRYQEGQKYVPHHDYFFDPKNKIRGGHRYATVLMYLSDVEKGGETVFPIAEGASSQFKDDSWSDCAKNGLAVKPKKGDAVLFFSLHINGTTDPASLHGSCPVIEGEKWSAPKWIHVRSYDNPQKPSSTEECSDYNENCSYWASTGECQKNPNYMIGNDAVLGNCRKSCMVCGESKSMRLIS; this comes from the exons ATGAGATCCTACGCCTCTTCCAtcgccttcttcttctctgcccTCGTCCTCTTCCTCGTCTCCTTCCCGGGTCTCGTTCCCCTCGCCGTAACCGAGCCCAGCATAGACGATCCCAGTCGCGTCACGCAGATCTCTTGGCGTCCCAG GATCTTCCTTTATGAAGGGTTCCTTTCCGATGAGGAATGTGACCATATCATTAAACTG GCGAGGAGCAAGATGAAGAGATCAATGGTGGCCGACAATAAATCTGGGGATAGTCGCAAGAGCAACGTGCGTACAAGCTTTGGAACGTTTCTTACAAAACATCAG GATGAGGTAATTGCAAGAATTGATCAAAGGATTGCCAAATGGACCTTCCTTCCAGAGG AAAATGCCGAGGCCCTTCAAGTATTACGCTACCAAGAAGGTCAAAAGTACGTACCACATCATGACTACTTTTTCGATCCAAAGAACAAAATACGCGGAGGCCATAGGTATGCAACGGTTCTTATGTATCTTTCAGATGTCGAAAAAGGAGGGGAGACTGTCTTTCCAATAGCAGAG GGTGCCTCATCTCAGTTTAAAGATGACAGTTGGTCTGATTGTGCAAAAAATGGCCTTGCAG TGAAACCTAAAAAGGGTGATGCAGTGCTCTTCTTTAGCCTTCACATCAATGGCACAACAGATCCAGCCAGTCTCCATGGTAGCTGCCCTGTCATTGAAGGTGAAAAATGGTCGGCGCCAAAATGGATTCATGTCAGGTCCTATGACAATCCGCAGAAACCAAGCTCAACCGAGGAGTGCTCCGACTACAATGAGAATTGTTCATATTGGGCATCCACGGGGGAGTGCCAAAAGAATCCCAATTACATGATTGGGAACGATGCCGTACTCGGAAACTGTCGAAAGAGTTGCATGGTGTGCGGCGAGTCCAAGTCGATGCGGCTTATTTCTTGA
- the LOC121988486 gene encoding HIPL1 protein-like, with the protein MASFPFFLFFFFLLLPQCLSLQLCTNSMAPLTLNTTLTFCGNSGSSCCNATDDGLLRRQFQSMNISDAACAAVMKSIVCARCDPFSAELFDTGPSPDTVPTLCNSTSSSTSSLASNPNPNFCTQVWDSCNNVSMLNSPFAGLPVSSSRLIDIWQSETDFCKAFGGSPSDSSLCFNGNSTSFNTILPSPSPKGLCLERIANGSYLNMVPHPDGSNRAFVLNQAGKIWLATIPDQGSGGTLEIDETNPFLDLTDQVHYDTELGMMAIAFHPNFTTNGRFFVSYNCDRLQSLSCSGRCSCNSDAGCDPSNLGADRGAQPCQYQAVVAEYTVNSSSTTPSTATSANPLEVRRIFTMGLPYTNHHGGQILFGPADGYLYFMMGDGGSKGDPFNFAQNKKALLGKIMRLDVNNFQSDNQATNLSLWGNYSIPDDNPYTIDSELQPEIWALGLANPWRCNFDSERPSYFYCADTGDDTYEEVDLITKGGNYGWRVYEGPDLYRPPRTPGGNTSLSSISPIFPAMGYTHAEVNNSTGSASITGGYVYRSTADPCLHGRYLYADLYGVAIWAAAEVPGNSGNYTSTRMAFGCSERSPIPCDRVAGSPLPDLGYVFSFGEDNRKDVFLLSSVGVYRIVPPSRCNYTCPLENTTDAGGSGSSSSARRMEGLTGRVAAAAAAAVFVLLCWC; encoded by the exons ATGGCTTCTTttcccttcttccttttcttcttcttcctcctcctccctcaGTGTCTTTCCCTCCAACTCTGCACCAATTCGA TGGCACCTTTGACTCTGAATACTACTCTGACTTTCTGCGGAAACAGTGGCAGCAGCTGCTGCAACGCCACCGACGACGGCCTCCTCCGGCGGCAGTTCCAGTCCATGAACATCTCCGACGCAGCCTGCGCCGCCGTCATGAAGTCCATCGTCTGCGCT AGATGCGATCCATTTTCTGCCGAGTTATTCGACACTGGACCAAGCCCTGACACAGTTCCTACTCTATGCAACTCTACCAGTTCATCAACCTCTTCGTTGGCATCAAATCCCAACCCAAACTTCTGTACACAAGTTTGGGATTCCTGCAACAACGTCTCTATGCTGAATTCTCCATTTGCAGGATTGCCAGTGTCCTCTTCCAGGCTCATCGATATCTGGCAATCCGAAACCGACTTCTGTAAGGCTTTCGGAGGTTCTCCGAGTGACAGCTCCCTATGCTTCAATGGCAATTCAACCTCATTCAACACTATCTTACCTTCACCCTCTCCCAAAGGCCTGTGCCTTGAGAGAATTGCCAATGGATCTTACCTCAACATGGTCCCCCACCCCGATGGCTCGAACCGCGCTTTTGTATTGAATCAGGCTGGCAAGATATGGCTGGCGACGATCCCTGATCAAGGATCCGGAGGAACACTGGAGATTGACGAGACCAACCCCTTCCTTgatttaactgatcaagttcactACGACACTGAACTTGGCATGATGGCCATTGCATTTCATCCGAACTTCACTACAAATGGCCGGTTTTTCGTCTCCTACAACTGCGATAGGCTTCAGTCGTTGAGTTGTTCAGGAAGGTGTTCATGCAATTCCGATGCAGGATGTGATCCTTCAAATCTCGGCGCAGACCGTGGTGCCCAGccatgccagtatcaagctgttGTGGCCGAGTACACTGTAAATAGTTCCTCAACAACACCTTCCACG GCAACGAGTGCCAATCCATTAGAAGTGAGGAGGATCTTCACTATGGGTCTTCCATACACAAACCATCATGGAGGCCAAATTCTGTTCGGACCGGCAGATGGATACCTCTATTTCATGATGGGGGATGGTGGCAGCAAGGGGGATCCCTTCAACTTTGCTCAAAACAAGAAAGCATTGCTCGGAAAAATTATGCGGCTCGACGTAAACAACTTCCAAA GTGACAATCAAGCAACCAACCTAAGTCTATGGGGAAACTACTCCATTCCAGATGATAATCCTTACACGATCGACAGCGAATTGCAACCCGAGATATGGGCATTAGGCCTTGCTAACCCTTGGCGATGCAATTTCGATTCTGAAAGACCTTCATATTTCTACTGCGCAGACACTGGAGAT GATACATATGAAGAAGTAGATTTGATCACGAAGGGTGGCAACTACGGATGGCGTGTCTACGAGGGCCCTGATCTTTACAGACCGCCAAGGACGCCCGGCGGAAACACTTCACTCAGCTCCATAAGTCCGATCTTCCCTGCCATGGGTTACACCCACGCCGAGGTCAACAACTCGACGGGCTCCGCGTCCATCACCGGCGGTTATGTCTACAGGTCGACGGCGGACCCCTGCTTGCATGGAAG ATATCTGTATGCGGACCTGTACGGTGTGGCGATTTGGGCAGCCGCTGAGGTGCCCGGAAACAGCGGAAACTACACGAGCACAAGGATGGCTTTCGGTTGCAGCGAGAGGTCTCCGATTCCTTGTGACAGGGTGGCGGGGAGCCCCCTCCCGGACCTGGGATACGTGTTCTCGTTCGGGGAAGACAACAGAAAGGATGTTTTTCTGTTAAGCAGCGTCGGCGTGTACAGAATCGTTCCCCCGAGCCGATGCAACTACACTTGCCCGCTGGAGAACACGACTGATGCAGGGGGTTCAGGGAGTTCTTCGTCTGCAAGGAGAATGGAAGGGCTAACGGGGAgagtggcggcggcggcggcggcggcggtgttTGTGCTTCTCTGCTGGTGTTGA